A genomic window from Vigna radiata var. radiata cultivar VC1973A unplaced genomic scaffold, Vradiata_ver6 scaffold_153, whole genome shotgun sequence includes:
- the LOC106752594 gene encoding aspartyl protease family protein At5g10770, translated as MAMATPMLPFFLSLVSLCIISANEVCSLEEKKMFNVQMFQKKQQHGNQGCLLPESRREKGSIVLEMKDTGHCSKKKIDWNRRLQKQLILDDLRVRSMQNRIRKLVSSKKIEASQTQIPLASGINLQTLNYIVTMELGRMNMTVIIDTGSDLTWVQCEPCMSCYNQQGPMFKPSTSSSYQSVSCNSSTCLSLQTATGNTGACGSNKSTCNYVVNYGDGSYTNGELGVEKLSIGGVSVSDFVFGCGRNNKGLFGGVSGLMGLGRSYLSFVSQTNATFGGVFSYCLPTIEAGSSGSLVLGNESSLFKNVTPISYTRMLPNPQLTNFYILNLTGIEIGGVALQAPSFGSYGVLIDSGTVITRLPPSVYKALKAEFLKQFTGFPSAPGFSILDTCFNLTGYDEVITPTINLHFEVNAELKVDETGTFYVVKEDASQVCLAIASLSDEYDTAIIGNYQQRNQRVIYDTKESRVGFAGEQCSFS; from the exons ATGGCTATGGCAACACCAATGTTGCCATTCTTTCTCTCCCTTGTTTCTCTCTGCATCATCAGTGCAAACGAAGTCTGTTCTTTGGAAGAGAAGAAGATGTTCAACGTGCAAATGTTCCAGAAGAAACAGCAACATGGTAACCAAGGTTGTCTCCTTCCTGAATCAA GACGAGAGAAAGGTTCTATTGTGCTGGAAATGAAGGACACAGGCCACTgctcaaagaagaaaattgattgGAACAGAAGGCTTCAGAAGCAGTTAATATTAGATGATCTTCGAGTTCGTTCAATGCAAAACAGGATAAGAAAACTAGTCTCAAGCAAAAAGATAGAAGCTTCACAAACACAAATTCCATTAGCTTCTGGTATAAACTTGCAAACCTTAAACTACATTGTGACAATGGAATTGGGAAGGATGAACATGACTGTGATAATTGACACCGGAAGCGACTTGACATGGGTCCAATGTGAGCCTTGCATGTCATGTTACAATCAACAAGGACCAATGTTCAAACCATCTACTTCCTCTTCCTACCAAtcagtttcatgcaattcatcaACATGCCTATCTCTTCAAACTGCCACAGGAAACACAGGAGCATGTGGAAGTAATAAATCAACTTGCAACTATGTGGTTAACTATGGTGATGGATCCTACACAAATGGAGAACTAGGTGTTGAAAAACTTAGTATTGGAGGTGTTTCAGTGAGTGATTTTGTGTTTGGTTGTGGTAGGAACAACAAAGGTCTATTTGGAGGAGTCTCTGGCCTTATGGGGTTAGGAAGAAGTTACCTATCATTTGTTTCTCAAACCAATGCCACATTTGGAGGAGTTTTCTCATACTGTTTACCAACTATAGAAGCAGGTTCATCTGGGTCATTAGTTTTGGGCAATGAGTCTTCACTTTTCAAGAATGTAACTCCCATCAGTTACACCAGAATGCTTCCAAATCCACAGCTTACCAACTTCTACATTCTCAATCTCACTGGCATAGAGATTGGTGGAGTGGCTTTGCAGGCTCCAAGCTTTGGAAGTTATGGGGTTTTGATTGATTCTGGCACAGTGATCACAAGACTGCCCCCATCAGTGTACAAGGCTTTGAAGGCAGAGTTCTTGAAACAGTTCACTGGCTTCCCTTCAGCACCAGGGTTTTCAATTTTGGATACCTGTTTCAATCTCACTGGGTATGATGAAGTGATCACACCCACTATAAATCTTCATTTTGAGGTCAATGCTGAGCTGAAGGTGGATGAAACTGGCACATTCTATGTGGTAAAAGAGGATGCTTCACAAGTTTGTTTGGCCATTGCAAGTCTTTCTGATGAATATGACACTGCTATTATTGGAAATTATCAGCAAAGAAACCAAAGGGTAATCTATGATACCAAAGAATCCAGAGTGGGATTTGCTGGGGAACAATGCAGTTTCTCTTGA
- the LOC106752596 gene encoding vegetative cell wall protein gp1-like, whose protein sequence is MPSSTVLRWIPLLLHYPVVPQRLPFSDLLLLPRRTRLPTLLAAKTISVTTTPPPTSPSTTPPSPTPTSSSPSPSPSMASSPSSTTPSSATASRPRPLPPPATPSTPSGTQGKGKTYLWVADLLLFPAKSVLRTFDNGGRAFNSSATAECGKAFDSEQQRVFDNSGGNL, encoded by the exons ATGCCTTCCTCGACCGTCCTCCGCTGGATCCCCCTCCTACTCCACTATCCCGTCGTCCCCCAGCGCCTCCCCTTCTCCGacctcctcctcctcccccGCCGCACCCGCCTCCCTACCCTCCTCGCCGCCAAAACCATCTCCGTCACCACAACTCCCCCGCCAACTTCTCCCTCGACTACACCCCCCTCACCCACTCCGACCTCTTCTTCACCCTCTCCCTCGCCATCCATGGCGTCTAGTCCTTCCTCGACTACTCCCTCTTCGGCGACGGCCTCCCGCCCTCGCCCTCTCCCCCCGCCGGCAACTCCATCGACTCCTTCTGGAACTCAG GGAAAGGGAAAAACGTACCTTTGGGTTGCAGATTTGCTTCTCTTTCCAGCGAAAAGTGTTCTCAGAACCTTCGACAATGGTGGAAGAGCCTTCAACAGTTCGGCAACGGCAGAATGTGGAAAAGCCTTCGACAGCGAACAACAGCGAGTCTTCGACAACAGTGGCGGCAACCTTTAA
- the LOC106752653 gene encoding T-complex protein 1 subunit theta: MGFNIQPYGIQSMLKEGHKHLSGLDEAVLKNIDACKQLSTITRTSLGPNGMNKMVINHLDKLFVTNDAATIVNELEVQHPAAKILVLAGKAQQEEIGDGANLTISFAGELLQGAEELIRMGLHPSEIISGYTKAINKTVQILDDLVEEGSETMDVRDKEQIVSRMKAAVASKQFGLENTICSLVADACIQVCPKNPANFNVDNIRVAKLLGGGLHNSTVVRGMVLKSDAVGTVKQAEKAKVAVFAGGVDTSATETKGTVLIHSAEQLENYSKTEEAKIEELIKAVADSGAKVIVSGGAVGEMALHFCERYKLMVLKISSKFELRRFCRTTGSVAMLKLSQPNPDDLGYVDSVSVQEIGGVRVTVVKNEEGGNSVATVVLRGSTESILDDLERAVDDGVNTYKAMCRDSRIVPGAAATEIELAKRVKDFSFGETGLDQYAIAKFAESFEMIPRTXAENAGLNAMEIISSLYAEHASGNAKVGIDLEGGCKDVSTLSIWDLHVTKLFALKYAVDAACTVLRVDQIIMAKPAGGPRRGEQPAGADED, translated from the exons ATGGGTTTTAACATTCAACCCTATGGGATTCAATCCATGCTCAAGGAAGGCCACAAACACCTTTCTGGTCTAGATGAGGCGGTTCTCAAGAACATCGACGCCTGCAAACAACTATCCACTATAACTCGAACTTCCCTTGGTCCCAATG GTATGAATAAGATGGTTATAAATCATTTGGACAAGCTTTTTGTCACGAATGACGCTGCGACAATTGTGAACGAACTTGAAGTACAGCATCCTGCTGCCAAGATTTTGGTTTTGGCTGGGAAGGCTCAACAAGAGGAGATTGGGGATGGAGCTAACTTAACTATTTCATTTGCTGGGGAGCTCCTNCAGGGTGCTGAGGAACTTATCAGGATGGGTTTGCATCCGAGCGAGATAATCAGTGGATACACTAAAGCAATCAACAAG ACTGTTCAAATATTGGATGATCTGGTTGAGGAAGGTTCAGAGACTATGGATGTTCGTGATAAGGAGCAAATTGTTTCTCGAATGAAAGCAGCGGTTGCTAGCAAGCAGTTTGGTCTAGAAAATACCATATGCTCACTTGTTGCTGAT GCATGCATCCAAGTATGTCCGAAAAACCCAGCAAACTTTAATGTGGACAACATTCGCGTTGCAAAGCTCTTGGGAGGGGGCTTGCATAACAGCACAGTAGTTCGAGGAATGGTGTTGAAGAGTGATGCTGTTGGGACTGTAAAGCAAGCAGAGAAGGCAAAG GTTGCTGTGTTTGCCGGTGGTGTTGATACATCAGCAACTGAGACTAAAGGAACTGTCCTCATACATTCAGCGGAGCAG ctggaaaattattcaaaaactgAAGAGGCTAAAATAGAGGAGCTCATCAAGGCAGTAGCAGATTCTGGTGCCAAAGTGATTGTCAGTGGAGGAGCAGTTGGAGAGATGGCTTTGCATTTCTGTGAGCGTTACAA GCTTATGGTTCTGAAAATCAGCTCAAAGTTTGAACTACGACGATTTTGCAGAACAACTGGTTCTGTTGCTATG TTGAAACTCAGCCAACCGAATCCAGATGATCTTGGATATGTGGATTCTGTTTCAGTTCAGGAAATTGGTGGTGTCAGG GTGACTGTTGTCAAAAATGAAGAGGGTGGAAATTCTGTGGCCACTGTTGTTCTACGAGGAAGTACTGAAAGTATACTAGATGATCTTGAAAGAGCAGTGGATGATGGAGTGAACACTTACAAG GCCATGTGCAGGGATAGCAGAATTGTACCTGGCGCTGCAGCCACAGAAATTGAGTTAGCTAAACGGGTGAAAGATTTTTCCTTCGGGGAGACAGG GTTGGATCAGTATGCCATAGCAAAATTTGCAGAAAGTTTTGAAATGATTCCTAGAACTTTNGCTGAGAATGCTGGGTTAAATGCAATGGAGATCATATCTTCGCTATATGCAGAACATGCATCTGGAAATGCCAAAGTTGGCATTGATTTGGAAGGTGGCTGTAAGGATGTTTCAACCTTGAGCATTTGGGATCTCCATGTGACTAA GCTCTTTGCTCTTAAATATGCTGTAGATGCTGCATGCACTGTACTACGAGTGGACCAG attATCATGGCAAAACCAGCTGGTGGTCCAAGGAGAGGAGAGCAACCTGCAGGCGCAGATGAAGATTAA
- the LOC106752624 gene encoding cell division control protein 2 homolog C: MEKYEKLEKVGEGTYGKVYKAREKASGNVVALKKTRLEMDEEGVPPTALREVSLLQLLSQSIYIVRLLSVEHVDKVPKAQKASANPLTKPILYLVFEYLDTDLKKFIDSHRKGPNPRPLPPQLVQSFLFQLCKGVAHCHSHGVLHRDLKPQNLLLDQQKGILKIADLGLGRAFTVPLKSYTHEIVTLWYRAPEVLLGSTHYSTGVDIWSVGCIFAEMVKRQALFPGDSEFQQLIHIFKMLGTPTEEQWPGVTSLRDWHVYPRWEPQSLARNVPTLGPDGVDLLSKMLKYNPSERISAKAALDHPYFDSLDKSQF, translated from the exons ATGGAGAAGTACGAGAAGCTTGAAAAGGTGGGGGAAGGAACGTATGGGAAAGTGTACAAGGCACGAGAGAAAGCGAGTGGCAACGTGGTGGCGCTGAAGAAGACGCGTCTGGAGATGGACGAAGAAGGTGTGCCTCCCACGGCTCTCCGAGAGGTCTCGCTTCTGCAACTTCTCTCCCAATCCATCTACATCGTGCGCCTCTTATCCGTAGAACACGTCGATAAGGTCCCCAAAGCCCAGAAGGCCTCTGCCAATCCACTCACCAAGCCCATCCTATACCTCGTTTTCGAGTACCTTGACACTGACCTCAAGAAGTTCATCGATTCCCATCGTAAGGGTCCTAACCCTAGGCCGCTCCCTCCCCAACTTGTTCAGAGCTTTCTCTTCCAGCTATGCAAGGGCGTGGCGCACTGCCACAGCCACGGTGTCCTCCATCGCGATCTCAAGCCCCAGAACCTTCTCCTCGATCAGCAGAAGGGTATTCTCAAGATCGCTGATCTGGGCCTCGGGCGTGCCTTCACGGTCCCTCTCAAGAGCTACACGCATGAGATTGTTACTCTGTGGTATCGAGCGCCTGAGGTTCTCCTTGGCTCCACGCATTACTCCACAGGGGTTGATATTTGGTCTGTTGGCTGCATCTTTG CTGAAATGGTGAAAAGGCAAGCGCTTTTTCCTGGGGATTCTGAGTTCCAGCAGCTAATTCACATATTCAA GATGTTGGGGACTCCAACGGAGGAGCAATGGCCAGGAGTTACTTCTCTGCGCGATTGGCATGTGTACCCGCGGTGGGAACCTCAGAGTCTGGCAAGGAACGTACCTACCTTAGGACCCGATGGAGTGGACCTGTTATCG AAAATGCTCAAGTACAACCCTTCTGAGAGAATATCTGCCAAGGCAGCACTTGATCATCCCTACTTTGACAGTCTCGACAAGTCTCAATTTTAG